GCACGACTTGGTGAAGGAAAAGAGCGGGCTCATCCAGGCTTCGTTCCTCGTCGGCTGGGCGCTCGGAGGTGCGTTCTTTGGACGCGTGGGCGACCTGCTCGGACGCAGCCGCGCGTTGAGCCTGACCATCCTCACCTACGCGCTGTTCACCGGGCTTTCGTTCTTCGCGCAGACGTGGTGGCAGTTGCTCATCTTCCGGTTCGTCGCGGCGCTCGGCATCGGCGGCGAATGGGCCGTCGGCTCTTCGCTGCTGTCCGAAACGTGGCCCCGCCGTTGGCGCCCGTGGATCGCCGCCGTCCTGCAAACCGGCGTGAACATCGGCGTGTTGCTCGCGTGCCTCACCACGTTCGTCATGGCGGACGTGCACCCCAAATACGTCTTCCTCGTCGGCGTGGTGCCTGCGCTTCTCGTCTTCTGGATCCGCCGCAACGTCCCCGAACCCGAGGAATGGGCCACCGCGAAGGCAGCCGCCGCGGGCGCGAGGCAGCCCGGGATCGCCGATCTCTTCGGCCCCGGGGTGCGCCGCATTACTTTCCTCACGATCATCGTCTGCGCCTGCGGACTCACGGCATGGTGGGCGTTCATGTTCTGGCACGCGCAACATCTGCGGAACCTCCCCGACCTCGCCGAGGCCGCGCGGGCGAAGTTCGCCGCCGGCGGCGCCGTGGGCGACGAGGCCAAGTGGGTCGCCGCGTTCAAGCAGCAGTGGGTCAGCATCGCCTTCTTCATCATCATCGTTTCGAGCATCCTCGGGAACTTCTTCGCCGCGGCCATCGCCAAGGCATTCGGCTATCGCCGCTCCATCGCGCTGTGCTACCTCGGCTTTGTGTGCGCGATGGCGTTGACCTTCATGCAGGAGCGTTCGTGGGAATCGCTCGTGTGGGTGTGGTTCCCGGTGG
The genomic region above belongs to Verrucomicrobiota bacterium and contains:
- a CDS encoding MFS transporter, giving the protein HDLVKEKSGLIQASFLVGWALGGAFFGRVGDLLGRSRALSLTILTYALFTGLSFFAQTWWQLLIFRFVAALGIGGEWAVGSSLLSETWPRRWRPWIAAVLQTGVNIGVLLACLTTFVMADVHPKYVFLVGVVPALLVFWIRRNVPEPEEWATAKAAAAGARQPGIADLFGPGVRRITFLTIIVCACGLTAWWAFMFWHAQHLRNLPDLAEAARAKFAAGGAVGDEAKWVAAFKQQWVSIAFFIIIVSSILGNFFAAAIAKAFGYRRSIALCYLGFVCAMALTFMQERSWESLVWVWFPVVGFFSGVFGLFTMYLPPLFPVLLRTTGAGFCYNIGRIAAAFGVYYSSYLSSGGDFKTTLLFAACLFIPAIFVALCLPEHKPGGEPVATMESKSA